The following coding sequences lie in one Vibrio toranzoniae genomic window:
- a CDS encoding homocysteine S-methyltransferase family protein, with amino-acid sequence MKTLTILDGGMGRELKEIGAPFSQPLWSAQALIEAPEFVSQAHQNFVDAGAEILITNSYACVPFHLGEALFEQRGFELAALSGELAKAVANNAPHTVQVAGAIPPPFGSYRPDLFKVEEAAPIIQTLYDAQDPNIDLWIAETICSLQEFESIHAVLKQSNKPCYYAFSLEDTKGDVAHIRSGESVNDAIKLACQSNATGIMFNCSVPEVMDQAIIDTKKVIDELGCDLDIGVYANNFAPISSEHEANDIFQEMRELDGQGYLAYAKRWHALGANIAGGCCGIGPKHIQALADWKRSIHS; translated from the coding sequence ATGAAAACACTAACCATACTTGATGGCGGCATGGGCCGAGAACTCAAAGAAATTGGCGCGCCATTCTCACAGCCTCTTTGGAGCGCTCAAGCACTGATTGAAGCCCCCGAATTTGTCAGCCAAGCGCATCAAAACTTTGTCGATGCAGGTGCTGAAATCCTGATCACCAATAGCTACGCCTGTGTACCTTTTCACTTGGGTGAAGCGCTCTTTGAACAGCGAGGTTTTGAGCTAGCGGCGCTTTCTGGCGAACTGGCTAAAGCGGTTGCTAACAATGCACCTCACACAGTACAAGTCGCAGGTGCGATTCCACCGCCATTTGGCAGCTACCGACCAGACCTGTTCAAGGTAGAAGAAGCGGCGCCAATCATTCAGACACTTTACGATGCACAAGATCCAAATATCGACCTTTGGATCGCGGAAACCATCTGTAGTCTGCAAGAATTCGAGTCCATTCATGCGGTGCTTAAGCAATCAAACAAACCGTGTTATTACGCCTTTAGCTTGGAAGACACCAAGGGCGATGTTGCACACATTCGGTCTGGTGAGAGCGTAAATGACGCCATCAAACTGGCCTGCCAGTCCAATGCTACAGGCATTATGTTTAATTGCTCGGTGCCTGAAGTGATGGATCAAGCCATTATCGATACTAAGAAAGTAATTGATGAGTTAGGCTGTGATTTAGACATTGGTGTCTACGCAAATAACTTTGCGCCGATCAGCAGCGAACATGAGGCGAATGACATTTTTCAAGAAATGCGAGAGCTGGATGGCCAAGGTTACTTAGCTTACGCAAAACGCTGGCACGCACTTGGTGCGAATATTGCCGGTGGGTGTTGTGGTATTGGGCCAAAACACATACAGGCCTTGGCAGACTGGAAGCGTTCGATACACAGCTAA